One part of the Pseudopipra pipra isolate bDixPip1 chromosome 3, bDixPip1.hap1, whole genome shotgun sequence genome encodes these proteins:
- the HLX gene encoding H2.0-like homeobox protein isoform X2 has protein sequence MYTAGLAPFYASNFSLWSAAYCSASGPAAGGCFPLDAAAKKPSFCIADILHAGGEAAGGPADSLPGGPGTAMPAALGAVHHGGPFHATASPLRPTPVVAPDAPAATFPPRLSPLSAAYHSHHHRPPQHRSPAAAAAAAGGGGAPAPARLPGGHTHGSAPAPASKDLKFGIDRILSAEFDPKVKEGNTLRGPYAVLTKDTLPQTYKRKRSWSRAVFSNLQRKGLEKRFEIQKYVTKPDRKQLAAMLGLTDAQVKVWFQNRRMKWRHSKEAQAQKDKEPPPEPEPAAQRTGAALAAAGEPERSPSRSDGDSDSSDAESLDMAPSDTERTEGAERNLPAAGLGKSSGSTGLPSPPPPAAASPEPRNGL, from the exons ATGTACACGGCCGGGCTGGCTCCTTTCTACGCCTCCAACTTCAGCTTGTGGTCAGCCGCGTATTGCTCTGCATCGGGGCCGGCAGCCGGCGGCTGCTTCCCGCTGGACGCCGCGGCGAAGAAGCCGTCCTTCTGCATCGCCGACATCCTCCACGCCGGCGGCGAGGCGGCGGGAGGACCCGCCGACAGCCTGCCCGGAGGTCCCGGCACCGCGATGCCGGCGGCGCTAGGAGCCGTCCACCACGGAGGTCCCTTCCACGCTACCGCCTCGCCGCTCCGGCCCACGCCCGTCGTGGCCCCCGATGCCCCCGCCGCCACCTTCCCGCCGCGCCTCTCGCCTCTCTCCGCCGCCTACCACTCCCACCACCACCGCCCCCCGCAGCACCGGTCCCccgcggcggcagcggcggcggcgggcggcggaggcgccccggcccccgcccggcTGCCCGGCGGCCACACGCACGGCTCGGCACCGGCGCCCGCCAGCAAAGACCTGAAATTCGGTATCGACCGCATCTTATCGGCGGAGTTCGACCCCAAAGTTAAGGAAGGCAACACGCTGAGAG GTCCATATGCAGTTTTAACCAAGGACACGCTGCCCCAGACGTACAAGAGGAAACGCTCCTGGTCTAGGGCTGTTTTCTCCAACCTGCAGAGGAAAGGTTTAGAAAAACGGTTTGAAATCCAGAAGTATGTCACCAAACCGGACAGGAAGCAACTGGCGGCGATGCTGGGGCTGACAGATGCTCAA GTGAAGGTGTGGTTCCAGAACCGGCGGATGAAGTGGCGGCACTCCAAGGAGGCGCAGGCCCAGAAGGACAAGGAACCACCGCCGGAGCCGGAGCCGGCGGCCCAGAGAACCGGCGCAGCGCTCGCCGCCGCCGGGGAGCCCGAGCGCAGCCCCAGCCGCTCCGACGGCGACAGCGACAGCAGCGACGCGGAGTCCCTCGACATGGCCCCCAGCGACACGGAACGGACTGAGGGCGCCGAGCGGAACCTGCCCGCCGCCGGGCTCGGCAAATCCTCCGGCAGTACCGGCCTcccgtccccgccgccgcccgccgccgccagcCCCGAGCCTCGGAACGGGCTATAG
- the HLX gene encoding H2.0-like homeobox protein isoform X1, giving the protein MYTAGLAPFYASNFSLWSAAYCSASGPAAGGCFPLDAAAKKPSFCIADILHAGGEAAGGPADSLPGGPGTAMPAALGAVHHGGPFHATASPLRPTPVVAPDAPAATFPPRLSPLSAAYHSHHHRPPQHRSPAAAAAAAGGGGAPAPARLPGGHTHGSAPAPASKDLKFGIDRILSAEFDPKVKEGNTLRDLTSLLTTSRQTGVHLPNLQPSAGQFFASLDPINEASAILGPLNTNPRSSVQHQFQDTFPGPYAVLTKDTLPQTYKRKRSWSRAVFSNLQRKGLEKRFEIQKYVTKPDRKQLAAMLGLTDAQVKVWFQNRRMKWRHSKEAQAQKDKEPPPEPEPAAQRTGAALAAAGEPERSPSRSDGDSDSSDAESLDMAPSDTERTEGAERNLPAAGLGKSSGSTGLPSPPPPAAASPEPRNGL; this is encoded by the exons ATGTACACGGCCGGGCTGGCTCCTTTCTACGCCTCCAACTTCAGCTTGTGGTCAGCCGCGTATTGCTCTGCATCGGGGCCGGCAGCCGGCGGCTGCTTCCCGCTGGACGCCGCGGCGAAGAAGCCGTCCTTCTGCATCGCCGACATCCTCCACGCCGGCGGCGAGGCGGCGGGAGGACCCGCCGACAGCCTGCCCGGAGGTCCCGGCACCGCGATGCCGGCGGCGCTAGGAGCCGTCCACCACGGAGGTCCCTTCCACGCTACCGCCTCGCCGCTCCGGCCCACGCCCGTCGTGGCCCCCGATGCCCCCGCCGCCACCTTCCCGCCGCGCCTCTCGCCTCTCTCCGCCGCCTACCACTCCCACCACCACCGCCCCCCGCAGCACCGGTCCCccgcggcggcagcggcggcggcgggcggcggaggcgccccggcccccgcccggcTGCCCGGCGGCCACACGCACGGCTCGGCACCGGCGCCCGCCAGCAAAGACCTGAAATTCGGTATCGACCGCATCTTATCGGCGGAGTTCGACCCCAAAGTTAAGGAAGGCAACACGCTGAGAG ATCTGACCTCCTTATTAACTACCAGCCGCCAAACTGGGGTTCATCTCCCCAACTTGCAGCCTTCCGCCGGCCAGTTCTTCGCGTCTCTAGACCCCATTAACGAGGCCTCTGCTATCCTGGGTCCCTTAAACACAAACCCAAGGAGCTCAGTGCAGCACCAGTTTCAAGACACTTTTCCAG GTCCATATGCAGTTTTAACCAAGGACACGCTGCCCCAGACGTACAAGAGGAAACGCTCCTGGTCTAGGGCTGTTTTCTCCAACCTGCAGAGGAAAGGTTTAGAAAAACGGTTTGAAATCCAGAAGTATGTCACCAAACCGGACAGGAAGCAACTGGCGGCGATGCTGGGGCTGACAGATGCTCAA GTGAAGGTGTGGTTCCAGAACCGGCGGATGAAGTGGCGGCACTCCAAGGAGGCGCAGGCCCAGAAGGACAAGGAACCACCGCCGGAGCCGGAGCCGGCGGCCCAGAGAACCGGCGCAGCGCTCGCCGCCGCCGGGGAGCCCGAGCGCAGCCCCAGCCGCTCCGACGGCGACAGCGACAGCAGCGACGCGGAGTCCCTCGACATGGCCCCCAGCGACACGGAACGGACTGAGGGCGCCGAGCGGAACCTGCCCGCCGCCGGGCTCGGCAAATCCTCCGGCAGTACCGGCCTcccgtccccgccgccgcccgccgccgccagcCCCGAGCCTCGGAACGGGCTATAG